From the genome of Medicago truncatula cultivar Jemalong A17 chromosome 2, MtrunA17r5.0-ANR, whole genome shotgun sequence:
gctatttctataacgtaaaataaaatagagtcaaattgttttcataagctataagttgttttataaacTAACCCAGAGAACTTacggaaataagataaaaatggCTTATGGATATCTgataagttgtttctataaaCTCTCTAATAGTCAATCAATATGTCTCATGAAAACATTTTAGTTTTACCTCCTATATTGAATTGGAACTATATCAGATTTTCTCTTGGCAATTTCAGCGAATGCAGCTTCTGACATCTCAAAATGCTCACTTGGAAAGTTGCACCATCCACCATAATCAGATGAAAGTCCATAGTTTGGAGCACAGAAATCTGTAACAGTAACAACGACAGAAGGACTTCCAATCAAGCACCATAAAATGTGATCAACACATCTAATCTCATAACAGGCACCACAAGTACTCCCTTTGTTGAACAAAATTGTGCTTAACCCAGTACTATATTTCCCATAATCAACCTTGTGAATGTCTCCATAACCACAAGCTCCTTCTGTAATCAATTCACAACCACATTGTCAAAACTAAAACTGGAGAGTCCCGGAACCCAACTTACTTAAACTTTTGTGCAAAAATATTAGGCCAGATGGACAAACCCATAGCCCGTAATTTTACATGGACTAGTTGTAAAACACAAgcgctatgaagcacggacactttTCGGATTAACCGTCTCCAGTGTTGGACACGTGTTGTATCCAACACCAAtatgacaccgacacatataatcacactgaattatgtgattttctcaaataacTGTCAGCATGACAATGTCGTGTCTAGTGTatgtgtccgtatccgtgctttaTTTACAGCACAAGCCTAAAACGACTTGGGTTTTTTATCCGGCCCACAGTAGTTGGGCTTGGCTAAATAATATGTAGACTAATATCAAATGGGCCGAGCCGATTTTACTCATTTACGTAGTTCATTTGACAGCTCTAAAAATTACCTGTAATGAGAGACCCATCTTTATCTTGGATGTATGTTGCAGTTGCAGACTTCCACTCTTCATCTCTGTAAGAAGAAACCTTGATGCATGCTTGTAGTAAAACCAGGTAGAGAAATATAGATTGTAGAACACCCATTTGaaacaaaaagttgtttttttcttctttctaatgGAAACAATAAACACTAAACAAGGGAGAAAAAAACCCTTCTTTTTATAACTGAAAATGATGTATATTTCATTGATAAAGTAAAAGATAGAAGCTTTGACATTTTGAACCCATGTTTTTTGCTTTCTAACCAGGATTCAAGGTTCTACTTTGTAACTTAGTTTGCCTTTGTAACCCTTCTTTTTTTAGGCGGGAATGGAGGGCACAGGCTTGTAGTTGTAGGGCACTTTTTGAGAAagaattatttgatgatttgtttGGTAGTGACTGGCAGAGGCAGTCAGTCACAGAAGACTGACTCCTCAATGTGAAAACTTGACTGCTAAAACTGTTTCTTCATTAATAATACTACTGTCTCATCATAAATTTTCATTTGTAATATTAATCTTTATTAATGATCTGTGACTTTAAATTACCAGAACaacatttgtttaattttttaaacaatgatTTCATTTACAATTTATaaagtttttatgattaaaaaagatttgtttgataattgtctttttcacacaagtttatagtttattttagggAAAATTACACTCACCTCCCCTGAGGTCTATTAATATGACACAAACACCCCCTCTAGTTTTAAAACATACATTAACCTCCCTTAAGTTTTAATCAAATATACAAACACACCCCTTTTTGGCTAACCCCGTCAATTTCccgttaatttttgtttttataatccATCATTGTTGAATCACCATTAATAACCAATCGACTCATCGTAAGACTACACCATTTTCTATCAAACAATCTAATCTTTAAATAAGAGAGCTGCGTAGAAAGCTACACAATATTGTAGACTACATCATTTGCCTGAATTACTTCCATTGTAGACTACATCATTTGCCTGAATTACTTCGATAACATAACACATCAGTACCtattaaaaaatacttcataGCTTAACAGATTAACACCTATCAATGTGCAGAGCAAGAATCATGGTGAAACAAAATCCATTTTCTACTTAAAGTAGGTCCCAAATGAAAAAACTTGGAAAAGGAGATGCAAAGTTTGGATGTGTCGTAAAGGAAATTTGAGGTTTGGGCTGGACATCACagaaaaaatagataatttaAAGTATGAATACAAAATACTTATTGTACAGAAACTATCACAATTTCTTAGTTTTGTTTCTTTGAAAAGACAAGaggattttttatattttgttaaaacgGTAGTTTCCTTTTTCTTGCTAACGGCAGGTTAACTCACCGTCAAACAAGGGGAAGTAAGTGTTAAATTAAAAGATATAAGGGGATGAGTGACATTTTAAATG
Proteins encoded in this window:
- the LOC25487637 gene encoding expansin-A16, whose product is MGVLQSIFLYLVLLQACIKVSSYRDEEWKSATATYIQDKDGSLITEGACGYGDIHKVDYGKYSTGLSTILFNKGSTCGACYEIRCVDHILWCLIGSPSVVVTVTDFCAPNYGLSSDYGGWCNFPSEHFEMSEAAFAEIAKRKSDIVPIQYRRVKCKRTGGLKFTMSGSYNFYQVLITNVGLDGEVVAVKVKGTKTGWIPMARNWGQNWHCNVNLQKQPLSFEVTITSGKTITSYNVAPANWQFGQTFEGKQF